In Haloterrigena turkmenica DSM 5511, a single genomic region encodes these proteins:
- a CDS encoding NAD-dependent epimerase/dehydratase family protein, giving the protein MRVLVTGGCGYIGSVLVPQLLEDEAVSEVVVLDSLVSGSPRTLMGSVGDDLEFVRGDIRNYGDVETAMRDVDRVIHLAAITGASSTHDRRDETFAVNYDGTENVVTAAGKFDVDSVVFASSCNNYGRAASRNIDETTTPEPLNPYAESKVQAEELVNDAAAEHGFDATSLRMSTNYGYSPGVRFNLVVNHFVFRGLTDRPLTVYGDGNNWRPFIHVQDAARAYKHAALHPDQWAHDVYNVGSTDQNYQISDIAELVNRELDSELEITYLEDEQPGPSYHVNFDRLSETGFEPEWTLRDGVCDLIAQFEGSGTELQSAAITQPINP; this is encoded by the coding sequence ATGCGCGTGCTGGTCACCGGCGGCTGTGGCTATATCGGGAGCGTGCTCGTGCCGCAACTACTCGAGGACGAGGCCGTCTCCGAGGTCGTCGTCCTCGACTCGCTCGTGTCTGGCTCCCCGCGGACGCTGATGGGGTCGGTCGGCGACGATCTCGAGTTCGTTCGCGGTGACATCCGCAACTACGGTGACGTGGAGACCGCGATGCGCGACGTCGACCGCGTGATCCACCTCGCGGCGATCACGGGTGCCTCGAGTACTCACGATCGCCGCGACGAGACGTTCGCGGTCAACTACGACGGCACAGAGAACGTCGTGACCGCCGCCGGCAAGTTCGACGTCGACTCCGTCGTGTTCGCCTCGTCGTGTAACAACTACGGTCGGGCCGCGAGCCGGAACATCGACGAGACGACGACGCCCGAACCGCTCAATCCCTACGCCGAATCGAAAGTGCAGGCGGAGGAGTTGGTTAACGACGCGGCGGCAGAGCACGGGTTCGATGCGACATCCCTGCGCATGAGTACGAACTACGGCTACTCGCCGGGGGTCCGTTTCAACCTCGTCGTCAATCACTTCGTCTTCCGCGGCTTGACCGACCGTCCGCTGACGGTCTACGGCGACGGGAACAACTGGCGACCGTTCATTCACGTTCAGGACGCCGCCCGTGCGTACAAGCACGCGGCGCTCCACCCCGATCAGTGGGCGCACGACGTCTACAACGTCGGGAGCACCGATCAGAACTACCAGATTTCGGATATCGCGGAACTCGTCAATCGAGAGCTCGACTCCGAACTCGAGATCACGTATCTCGAGGACGAGCAACCGGGGCCGTCCTACCACGTTAACTTCGATCGGCTGTCCGAGACCGGGTTCGAGCCGGAGTGGACGCTGCGAGACGGCGTCTGCGATCTGATCGCGCAGTTCGAGGGCTCCGGAACCGAACTTCAATCGGCCGCGATCACGCAACCGATCAACCCATGA
- a CDS encoding NAD-dependent epimerase/dehydratase family protein, translating into MTSTDTATIAVTGGAGFIGSRVIDRLQAEHPEWDVVALDNQYRGQVSSVGDVDIQHVDIRDRRALEETLEGADVVLHLAALSGVDDCDSNRDLAYEVNVQGTNNVAWFCRQTGAGLVFPFSMASIGDPQSFPITVDHPRDPMNWYGRTKVLGERAVETLAEGAFPAHMYMKSNLYGEHEVDGTTVSKPTVINFFVNRALSEETLTVYEPGTQSRNFVHVKDVARAYVRSTERLLTQLEQGETGVEKYEIASDEDLSVMATAEVVQQTAVEKHGFEPDVKLVENPRGNETLVENFAVDFTTATQRLGWEPTHSVAESVSRLLE; encoded by the coding sequence ATGACATCGACCGACACAGCCACGATCGCAGTAACTGGTGGCGCCGGCTTCATCGGCAGTCGCGTCATCGACCGATTACAGGCGGAGCATCCGGAGTGGGACGTCGTCGCGCTCGACAACCAGTATCGCGGCCAGGTGTCGTCGGTCGGCGACGTGGACATCCAGCACGTCGATATCCGGGACCGACGAGCGCTCGAGGAAACGCTCGAGGGCGCTGACGTCGTGTTGCACCTCGCGGCGCTGAGCGGCGTCGACGACTGCGACTCCAACCGCGACCTCGCCTACGAGGTCAACGTTCAGGGGACGAACAACGTTGCCTGGTTCTGCCGGCAGACGGGCGCGGGGCTGGTCTTCCCGTTCAGTATGGCCTCGATCGGCGATCCGCAGTCGTTCCCGATCACCGTCGACCACCCGCGCGATCCCATGAACTGGTACGGACGAACGAAGGTGCTCGGCGAACGCGCCGTCGAGACGCTCGCCGAAGGCGCGTTCCCCGCCCACATGTATATGAAGTCGAATCTCTACGGGGAACACGAGGTCGACGGCACGACGGTCTCGAAGCCCACCGTGATCAACTTCTTCGTGAACCGGGCGCTCTCCGAGGAGACGCTGACCGTGTACGAACCCGGGACGCAGTCGCGGAACTTCGTGCACGTGAAGGACGTCGCTCGAGCGTACGTTCGGAGCACGGAACGGCTGCTGACGCAGCTGGAGCAGGGAGAGACGGGCGTGGAGAAATACGAGATCGCCAGCGACGAAGATCTGTCGGTAATGGCGACGGCAGAGGTCGTACAGCAGACCGCTGTCGAGAAACACGGGTTCGAACCGGACGTCAAACTCGTCGAGAACCCCCGCGGGAACGAAACGCTCGTCGAGAACTTCGCGGTCGATTTCACTACGGCGACGCAGCGGTTAGGGTGGGAACCGACTCACTCCGTCGCGGAATCAGTCTCGAGGCTACTAGAATAG
- a CDS encoding DUF2304 family protein, with translation MVEALDLALGGVAVGILAWGFERYRTRFVKSDLIIAGALAVGLLIFVVLPGVYDSIGAALNIDGRFVLLSMLAQFVLLAIILHLLSMVRETNARFSDLVRNISADQAPQMDGGERTIFVVIPAYNEGKTITSVVKSLPDTIRGYTLQPVVVSDGSVDDTAENARYNGTVVVEHLVNQGQGGALKTGFQIALEQEADIVVTMDGDGQHPAEELERLVSPVIDDEADYVMGSRYKGENKTGNGVVRESGIRSFTWLINALTKSEITDCTNGFRAIRASGLEDMKLTEERFSAPELIIEARKNGLRIQEIPITIEERQAGETKKPQLMYAIGLTRAILATWIR, from the coding sequence ATGGTTGAAGCATTAGATCTCGCTCTCGGAGGTGTCGCAGTCGGTATTCTCGCGTGGGGGTTCGAACGGTATCGAACCCGCTTCGTCAAATCCGACCTGATAATCGCAGGCGCGCTCGCAGTAGGTCTTCTCATCTTCGTGGTACTTCCGGGCGTATACGATTCTATCGGCGCCGCACTCAATATCGATGGACGATTCGTGTTGCTCTCGATGCTCGCACAGTTCGTCCTCCTCGCGATCATCCTCCATCTCCTCTCGATGGTTCGAGAGACGAACGCGCGGTTTTCCGATCTCGTGAGAAATATCTCCGCCGATCAGGCGCCGCAAATGGACGGCGGCGAGCGGACGATTTTCGTCGTGATCCCGGCCTATAACGAGGGAAAGACGATTACGTCCGTCGTGAAATCGCTTCCGGACACCATCCGCGGCTATACCCTTCAGCCGGTGGTCGTCTCCGACGGCTCCGTTGACGACACCGCCGAGAACGCCAGGTACAACGGGACCGTCGTCGTCGAACATCTCGTCAACCAAGGGCAGGGCGGCGCGTTGAAAACGGGCTTCCAGATCGCGCTCGAACAGGAGGCCGACATCGTCGTTACGATGGACGGCGACGGCCAGCATCCGGCCGAGGAGCTCGAACGATTGGTCTCTCCCGTAATCGACGACGAAGCCGACTACGTGATGGGCTCGCGGTACAAGGGTGAAAACAAGACCGGCAACGGAGTCGTTCGTGAAAGTGGAATTAGGTCATTCACGTGGCTGATCAACGCCCTGACGAAGTCCGAGATCACGGACTGCACGAACGGGTTCCGAGCGATTCGTGCATCTGGACTTGAGGATATGAAGTTAACTGAAGAACGGTTTAGTGCCCCTGAGTTGATTATTGAGGCGCGCAAGAATGGGCTCCGGATTCAGGAAATCCCGATCACGATCGAAGAGCGACAGGCCGGTGAGACAAAGAAACCGCAGTTGATGTACGCTATTGGACTGACCCGAGCGATCCTCGCGACCTGGATTAGGTAA
- the pelF gene encoding GT4 family glycosyltransferase PelF → MTSKPSIVYVNPTKQVRTGIQSLSRGLTTKANITILTPSDSEEMASEAPNVDYRYYNAMYVPGVRYTLPTPSFLRQLSALVKKSDIVHVYSYFYPVCAAAVIESRRLSTPSVVTVDSLPGVNWTSGSRPVDFIGRCYTATLGRATFEAADHVVALGDYLLDPLKPYAEADKLSVIPNGIDTENFTPSRDESRADSEVTELLFVGRLDPVKGVPTLLNAMKLLSLESEEAYHLTIVGDGTKRDEYESRCVELGIDDLVTFEGYQENVLPYYRSHDIFVLSSLSEGQPTVLLEAQACGLPVISTDVGSASELVKAGETVPPNNSEALARAIDAVSANTEDICQRVRSNVIANYSMETMCDDYWTLYQKLWNSNS, encoded by the coding sequence ATGACCTCCAAACCGTCCATAGTTTATGTTAATCCGACAAAGCAAGTTCGAACAGGGATTCAATCTCTCAGTAGAGGATTAACGACAAAAGCAAATATAACAATTTTAACTCCATCGGATAGTGAAGAAATGGCTTCAGAAGCTCCGAACGTAGACTATAGGTATTATAATGCGATGTATGTTCCGGGCGTCCGATATACACTACCAACCCCATCATTTTTACGACAGCTTTCCGCACTAGTAAAGAAGTCAGATATTGTTCATGTATATAGCTATTTTTACCCTGTGTGTGCAGCCGCAGTTATCGAATCACGGCGCCTTTCTACGCCCTCCGTAGTGACGGTTGATTCGCTCCCAGGAGTCAATTGGACATCGGGCAGTCGCCCAGTCGATTTCATCGGGCGTTGTTATACAGCTACATTAGGCAGAGCAACGTTCGAAGCAGCCGACCACGTTGTAGCCCTCGGTGATTATTTGCTTGATCCGCTAAAACCATATGCCGAAGCAGACAAACTATCGGTAATTCCGAACGGAATCGACACAGAGAATTTCACTCCTTCTCGAGACGAGTCACGGGCGGATAGTGAGGTAACTGAGCTCCTGTTCGTCGGTAGGTTGGATCCAGTAAAGGGCGTTCCGACACTTCTTAATGCCATGAAATTGCTGTCTTTGGAAAGCGAAGAAGCGTACCACTTGACGATCGTCGGGGATGGAACGAAACGAGACGAATATGAAAGTCGCTGCGTCGAATTAGGTATTGATGATCTCGTTACGTTTGAAGGGTATCAAGAAAACGTCCTCCCTTACTATCGAAGCCACGACATATTCGTCCTTTCATCACTGTCAGAGGGGCAACCGACAGTGTTGTTAGAAGCGCAAGCCTGTGGTTTACCGGTGATTTCGACGGACGTCGGTAGTGCCTCAGAGCTCGTCAAAGCCGGAGAAACAGTTCCACCGAACAACTCCGAAGCGCTCGCTCGCGCGATTGATGCAGTTTCGGCAAATACTGAGGATATTTGTCAGCGCGTTCGATCTAATGTAATAGCAAACTATTCTATGGAAACAATGTGTGATGACTACTGGACACTCTATCAGAAATTATGGAACAGTAATAGTTGA